From a region of the Podospora pseudopauciseta strain CBS 411.78 chromosome 7 map unlocalized CBS411.78m_7, whole genome shotgun sequence genome:
- a CDS encoding uncharacterized protein (EggNog:ENOG503NV07; COG:C), whose product MAPHSPTTSNNGGVSERTSTLSQPQFLFINGKYIPSSDNETFPVRNPITGSVLYNCASASKADYETAIENAHSAYQTWSQTGPSARRRIFLKAADIMESYIIGDAPEFMSQEVSATMHWVKINVFATAGLFRETASLATQIRGEIVPADRPGTTIWVERQPVGVVFAISPWNAPINLTARAIAVPLLCGNTVVLKPSEFSPKSQDLAIRALTAAGLPPGCVNVLPTSAERTPEVTELAVKHPKVLRINFTGSDRVGRIIAGWAATCLKQCVLELGGKAPVIVFEDASIDDAVEAVVFGALAFSGQVCMSTERVILHKSISREFKEKLLKKVETIKTGNHLEDPAVSISGLFTSAHAKRVMSLVKSAVDGGAKLLAGDLQVTGPRGTIIRPHILEHVSTNMNIAHVETFGPVMLLSEFETDDEAVASANDSDFSLCGSVFSKDTMRALDISKRLRLGACHINGPSLYVESTLPQGGTGGGSGYGRFGGMAGVEAFTEKKIITVVKPGLKLTL is encoded by the exons ATGGCACCTCACAGCCCAACTACATCGAATAATGGGGGAGTCTCTGAGAGAACTAGTACTCTTTCCCAGCCTCAGTTTCTTTTCATCAACGGCAAATACATCCCCAGCTCAGACAATGAAACTTTCCCAGTCAGAAACCCAATAACGGGCAGCGTCCTCTACAACTGTGCTTCTGCTTCGAAGGCTGATTACGAAACCGCCATCGAGAATGCACACTCGGCCTACCAGACATGGTCACAGACAGGGCCTTCAGCAAGGAGACGCATCTTCCTCAAGGCGGCCGACATTATGGAATCGTACATCATAGGGGACGCTCCAGAGTTCATGTCCCAGGAGGTGTCTGCCACTATGCATTGGGTCAAAATCAACGTCTTTGCCACCGCGGGCCTTTTTCGCGAAACCGCGAGCCTGGCCACTCAGATCAGAGGAGAGATAGTCCCAGCTGACAGGCCCGGAACGACAATTTGGGTGGAAAGGCAGCCGGTGGGCGTGGTGTTTGCGATTTCACCATGGAATGCTCCG ATCAACCTCACCGCAAGAGCAATTGCCGTCCCATTGCTCTGCGGCAATACGGTAGTCCTCAAACCATCCGAGTTCAGCCCAAAAAGTCAGGATTTGGCCATACGGGCGTTGACTGCCGCGGGCCTACCACCAGGATGCGTCAACGTTTTGCCCACAAGCGCGGAACGGACGCCTGAGGTGACCGAATTGGCGGTCAAGCACCCCAAGGTTCTTCGAATCAACTTCACGGGAAGCGACAGAGTGGGGAGGATCATCGCTGGCTGGGCGGCCACCTGCCTAAAACAATGTGTCTTGGAACTCGGCGGCAAGGCCCCTGTTATTGTCTTTGAGGATGCCAGCATTGACGATGCGGtcgaggcggtggtgtttggggcCTTGGCTTTTAGTGGACAGGTGTGCATGTCGACCGAGCGAGTGATATTGCACAAGTCAATCAGCAGGGAGTTCAAAGAGAAActgctgaagaaggtggaAACCATCAAGACCGGCAATCACTTGGAGGACCCGGCAGTTTCGATATCTGGATTGTTCACGTCGGCTCATGCAAAACGAGTGATGAGCTTGGTCAAGAGTGCGGTAGACGGTGGTGCGAAACTGCTTGCTGGTGACCTCCAAGTCACTGGCCCGAGAGGTACCATTATCCGACCTCATATTCTTGAACATGTCAGCACAAATATGAATATTGCACACGTCGAGACATTTGGGCCTGTCATGTTACTGTCTGAGTTCGAAACGGACGACGAGGCGGTGGCCTCAGCAAATGACAGCGACTTTTCTTTATGTGGGAGTGTCTTCTCAAAAGATACAATGAGGGCCTTGGACATCTCCAAGCGGCTCAGGTTAGGGGCATGTCACATCAACGGGCCGAGCTTATATGTGGAATCCACGCTGCCACAGGGAGGGACAGGGGGTGGCAGTGGATATGGACGCTTTGGTGGAATGGCTGGAGTCGAGGCATTCACTGAGAAAAAGATAATCACTGTTGTCAAACCGGGCCTGAAATTAACCCTTTGA